Proteins encoded by one window of Chondromyces crocatus:
- a CDS encoding ABC transporter ATP-binding protein — MSDDGERNSDPDRATSLPIPLVQKTSPPAADPAAPAPSVIIPSAPSLPTPSAPAPSAPISSDVAPSDPQRITALPIPLTRPAQTVRPPATPPTAGPTDAIAQAEESATAATAATAATATEPLLRIRDLTLAFTEQGVRRGVLDRVGFDVPRSATVALVGASGSGKSLTALSILGLLPRLATLERGTVQLGDQDLRALSERELCKVRGGKIGMVFQEPATSLNPVYTVGTQIGEAIQLHAPVSRGAARRQAIDWLRRVGFSEPERQVDSYPHELSGGMRQRVMIAIALAPGPSLLIADEPTSALDMATQAQILTLLGALRADLGLSLLLIAHDLALVATLADDLVVLYAGRVVERGPAARVLHAPAHPYTQALLRSVPPIGRSAYRVRGERRPPLPTLGGALPDPRTVLTGCNFQDRCPQVFDRCRSEPPALSPTRHSAHRAHEAHEARCFLVEGARAEESARVQEAP; from the coding sequence GTGAGCGACGACGGTGAGCGCAACAGCGACCCGGACCGAGCAACCTCGCTGCCCATCCCGCTGGTTCAAAAGACCTCCCCGCCGGCCGCGGATCCAGCGGCCCCCGCGCCCAGCGTGATCATTCCCAGCGCGCCCAGCCTGCCCACGCCCAGCGCACCTGCACCCAGCGCGCCCATCTCCAGTGACGTCGCGCCCAGCGATCCCCAGCGCATCACCGCGCTGCCCATCCCGCTCACCCGCCCCGCGCAGACCGTCCGCCCTCCCGCGACGCCACCGACGGCGGGACCGACCGACGCCATCGCGCAGGCAGAAGAGAGCGCGACCGCCGCGACCGCCGCAACCGCCGCGACCGCCACCGAGCCGCTCCTCCGCATCCGCGATCTCACCCTCGCCTTCACCGAGCAGGGCGTGCGCCGTGGCGTCCTCGACCGCGTCGGCTTCGACGTCCCCCGCAGCGCCACCGTCGCGCTCGTGGGCGCGTCGGGCAGCGGCAAGAGCCTCACCGCGCTGAGCATCCTCGGCCTCCTGCCTCGCCTCGCCACCCTCGAACGCGGCACCGTGCAGCTCGGCGACCAGGACCTCCGCGCCCTCTCCGAACGCGAACTCTGCAAAGTGCGCGGCGGCAAGATCGGCATGGTCTTCCAGGAGCCAGCCACCTCCCTCAACCCCGTCTACACCGTGGGCACGCAGATCGGCGAAGCCATCCAGCTCCACGCCCCCGTCTCGCGCGGCGCCGCGCGGCGGCAGGCCATCGACTGGCTGCGCCGGGTCGGCTTCTCCGAGCCCGAGCGTCAGGTCGACAGCTACCCGCACGAGCTCTCCGGCGGCATGCGCCAGCGGGTCATGATCGCCATCGCCCTGGCGCCGGGTCCCTCCCTGCTCATCGCCGACGAGCCCACCAGCGCACTGGACATGGCCACCCAGGCGCAGATCCTCACCCTGCTCGGCGCGCTCCGCGCCGATCTCGGGCTGAGCCTCTTGCTCATCGCCCACGACCTCGCCCTCGTCGCCACCCTCGCCGACGACCTCGTGGTCCTGTACGCCGGCCGCGTCGTCGAGCGCGGCCCCGCGGCCCGCGTGCTCCACGCGCCCGCGCACCCCTACACCCAGGCCTTGCTCCGCAGCGTCCCCCCCATCGGCCGCAGCGCCTACCGCGTCCGCGGCGAGCGCCGCCCCCCGCTCCCCACCCTCGGCGGCGCCCTGCCCGATCCCCGCACCGTGCTCACGGGCTGCAACTTCCAGGACCGCTGCCCCCAGGTCTTCG